One Desulfovibrio fairfieldensis genomic window carries:
- the rseP gene encoding RIP metalloprotease RseP: protein MLMTIIAVIIVLGGLIFFHELGHFAVARCLGMGVSTFSLGFGPKILKRKLGKTEYALSLVPLGGYVALVGESNESEIPEGFSPKESFALRPAWQRLLVVIAGPAANILLAWLLCWILAFGWGTPVLLPDVGAVVENSPAAKAGLKAGDRILSIDGQAVGSWDAMSAAIAHSDGKPMQLEVLRPAPEAAMETEPAADGTRGQGATVEGTTLHLEMTAERAARKTIFGENETAWLIGVRAANSVDMQPKGFWEAASAGATETGRMVSLTWLSFVKLAERVVPLDQVGGPIMIAQMVGKQVHEGLPGLLALTALISINLGILNLLPIPILDGGQVVFCLLEIIFRRPVNRKVQEYAMRAGLALLIALMLLATFNDVWRLIKSAGGAG, encoded by the coding sequence GTGCTGATGACCATTATTGCCGTAATCATAGTTTTGGGCGGCCTGATCTTTTTCCACGAGCTGGGGCATTTCGCCGTGGCCCGTTGTCTGGGTATGGGCGTATCCACATTTTCCCTGGGCTTCGGCCCCAAAATTCTCAAACGCAAACTGGGCAAGACCGAATACGCCCTGTCCCTGGTGCCTCTGGGCGGTTATGTGGCCCTGGTGGGCGAAAGCAATGAATCCGAGATCCCGGAAGGCTTCAGCCCGAAAGAAAGTTTCGCCCTGCGCCCGGCCTGGCAGCGCCTGCTGGTGGTGATCGCCGGACCGGCAGCCAATATCCTGCTGGCTTGGCTGCTCTGCTGGATTCTGGCCTTCGGCTGGGGTACGCCCGTATTGCTGCCCGATGTGGGCGCGGTGGTTGAAAACAGCCCGGCGGCCAAGGCCGGTCTCAAAGCCGGCGACCGCATCCTGAGCATTGACGGCCAGGCCGTGGGGAGCTGGGACGCCATGTCCGCGGCCATCGCCCACAGCGACGGCAAACCCATGCAGCTGGAAGTGCTCCGGCCCGCTCCGGAGGCCGCCATGGAAACCGAACCCGCCGCCGACGGCACACGGGGTCAGGGCGCCACGGTCGAGGGTACGACCCTGCACCTGGAAATGACGGCGGAACGCGCCGCGCGCAAGACCATTTTCGGCGAAAATGAAACCGCTTGGCTCATCGGCGTGCGCGCCGCCAACAGCGTGGATATGCAGCCGAAAGGCTTCTGGGAGGCGGCTTCGGCGGGCGCAACCGAAACCGGGCGTATGGTTTCCCTGACATGGCTGAGCTTTGTCAAGCTGGCCGAGCGGGTGGTGCCCCTGGACCAGGTGGGCGGGCCCATCATGATCGCCCAGATGGTGGGCAAACAGGTGCACGAGGGTCTGCCGGGCCTGCTGGCGCTCACGGCCCTTATCAGCATCAACCTGGGCATCCTGAACCTGCTGCCCATTCCCATCCTGGACGGCGGCCAGGTGGTCTTCTGCCTGCTGGAAATCATCTTCCGGCGACCCGTGAACCGCAAAGTGCAGGAATATGCCATGCGCGCGGGCCTGGCCCTGCTCATCGCCCTGATGCTGCTGGCCACCTTCAACGACGTCTGGCGTCTGATCAAGTCCGCCGGGGGCGCCGGTTAA
- the tsaB gene encoding tRNA (adenosine(37)-N6)-threonylcarbamoyltransferase complex dimerization subunit type 1 TsaB has translation MNAHSTGLELILNAAEGVLQIAVTDNEALLCAQQWHRSERATEILAPALRDICAGLEVRLADFRRIACVRGPGSFTGIRLVLTTAAALRRTGRAQLAGLDYMQALATSTVLRRGLLYGAPLWVLTHARRNLVHCQPFVAYGPQIPAQPLESVELLAPAEALQRLAARPGHVCGSGLARNAALFTPLRTGSGPAGAPDAVLMPDLTSPDIAALCLLARHGDYFPQDLEPLYVRPCDAVENLPHLAGRQGLDADEAVSALGNMLARTPESEI, from the coding sequence ATGAACGCGCATTCCACGGGCCTGGAGCTGATTCTCAACGCCGCCGAGGGCGTGTTGCAGATCGCGGTTACGGACAATGAGGCCCTGCTCTGCGCCCAGCAGTGGCACCGCTCCGAACGGGCCACGGAAATCCTGGCTCCGGCCCTGCGGGATATCTGCGCGGGCTTGGAGGTGCGCCTGGCGGACTTCCGGCGTATCGCCTGCGTGCGCGGCCCCGGCTCCTTCACCGGCATCCGCCTGGTATTGACCACGGCGGCGGCCCTGCGCCGCACGGGGCGCGCCCAACTGGCCGGTCTGGACTATATGCAGGCCCTGGCCACCAGCACGGTGCTCCGGCGCGGCCTGCTCTACGGCGCGCCGCTCTGGGTGCTGACCCATGCCCGCCGCAACCTGGTACACTGCCAGCCCTTTGTGGCCTACGGCCCGCAGATTCCGGCCCAGCCCCTGGAGTCCGTGGAACTGCTCGCCCCCGCCGAAGCCCTGCAACGCCTGGCCGCGCGGCCGGGGCATGTCTGCGGCAGCGGCCTGGCCCGCAACGCGGCGCTCTTCACCCCGCTCCGGACCGGCTCGGGCCCGGCCGGGGCCCCGGACGCGGTCCTGATGCCGGACCTGACCAGCCCGGACATCGCTGCCCTCTGCCTGCTGGCCCGGCACGGGGATTACTTTCCCCAGGATCTGGAGCCGCTTTACGTGCGCCCCTGCGACGCCGTGGAAAACCTGCCCCACTTGGCTGGACGCCAGGGCCTGGATGCCGACGAGGCCGTCAGCGCCCTGGGCAACATGCTTGCGCGTACCCCCGAAAGCGAAATCTGA
- a CDS encoding ATP-binding protein, translating to MFLKKYPLHRVALCNACIGLLLFVIVLALLNAINQAIWRSTESTIRSLTQASGEAIANAIRRDVQSLESFKESLLGADVVTPVAAIGLMQRYVATSPFSQVAVVNEQGRGYFADGGPVDVNNDEDWHNFVKDTSVSRTYLNAQGQRQVTMRRPLIVNGRYRGAVYGSLSLKTYAQPSAMDFFDGQGLSFMVSAWTGEYLIASPDAPKQGNKTDFYAVLAASPENKPERIAALRQAMNEGKSGSVVMNVQGRQTYLYYTPIFPTNNWDMVSMVPVDAMHQAANYVNALVAVVCLLILAGLLVMFSLTRRHRAMALEIKARHYRDFLFHTLSGSTDSVFLIYNASRRSMEYVFENLERVFGISMRACLENPAALFKHCVFKSGSRLREDFETASIRTARSEDCRIINPATGEKRWVKFSLTPKEDADGRAYYVISLSDITEEKAVRRLLRDSLAAAEQASRAKSSFLSAMSHDIRTPMNAVIGMAAIAERHAGDPARVRNCLDKISVASRLLLGIINEVLDMSKIESGKLLLSNAPFNLNDLIRDTLDLIRPMLDSKQHEFELRMDVVHPELTGDTQRIQQILLNLLTNAVKYTPDKGRISLFISEKPALNPSMSRIIIVVEDNGFGMSPEFRKRIFDSFARSDDERVHRIQGTGLGMPIVRNLVRMMHGSIVIESELNQGSRFTVDLALCRSRDESAWADEAPAEKPEPPERLEADQTLLVMPDDFNGRRILLVEDNALNMEIALELIGSMGVTIDCAETGQQAVERFKASPEGYYDLIFMDIQMPVMNGHDATRAIRALEREDARQVPIVAMSANVFAEDIQAAERAGMDGHLPKPIDLALLRDTLRRWL from the coding sequence ATGTTTCTGAAAAAATATCCGCTCCACAGGGTCGCTCTCTGCAACGCATGCATCGGCCTGCTGCTGTTTGTGATTGTCCTGGCTCTGCTGAACGCCATCAATCAGGCCATATGGCGGTCCACGGAAAGCACTATCCGCAGCCTGACCCAGGCCAGCGGGGAAGCCATCGCCAACGCCATCCGCCGCGACGTCCAGAGCCTTGAATCCTTCAAGGAGAGCCTGCTGGGGGCGGACGTCGTGACGCCTGTCGCGGCCATCGGCCTGATGCAGCGCTACGTGGCCACCAGTCCCTTCAGTCAGGTCGCGGTGGTGAATGAACAGGGCAGGGGATATTTTGCCGACGGCGGCCCGGTGGACGTCAACAATGACGAAGACTGGCATAATTTCGTCAAAGACACCTCTGTCTCGCGCACCTATCTGAACGCCCAGGGGCAGCGCCAAGTCACCATGCGGCGGCCGCTTATCGTCAACGGGCGGTACAGGGGCGCCGTCTACGGCAGCCTGTCTCTCAAAACATACGCCCAGCCCAGCGCCATGGACTTTTTTGACGGCCAGGGCTTATCCTTTATGGTTTCTGCCTGGACCGGCGAATATCTGATCGCCTCGCCGGACGCGCCGAAACAGGGGAACAAAACCGATTTTTACGCCGTCCTGGCCGCGTCGCCGGAAAACAAGCCGGAACGGATCGCCGCGCTGCGGCAGGCCATGAATGAGGGCAAGAGCGGCAGTGTGGTTATGAACGTTCAGGGCCGCCAGACCTATCTGTATTACACGCCCATCTTTCCCACGAACAACTGGGACATGGTTTCCATGGTCCCGGTGGACGCCATGCACCAGGCCGCCAACTACGTCAACGCGCTGGTGGCCGTCGTCTGCCTGCTCATTCTGGCCGGCCTGCTCGTCATGTTTTCCCTGACCCGCCGCCACCGCGCCATGGCCCTGGAAATCAAGGCACGCCATTACCGCGACTTTCTGTTCCACACGCTTTCCGGCAGCACGGACAGCGTATTCCTGATCTACAACGCCTCCCGCCGGAGCATGGAATACGTGTTCGAAAATCTGGAGCGGGTGTTCGGCATTTCCATGCGGGCCTGCCTTGAAAATCCCGCGGCCCTTTTCAAACATTGCGTCTTCAAGTCCGGCTCGCGCCTGCGCGAGGATTTTGAAACGGCCTCCATCCGCACAGCCCGCAGCGAGGACTGCCGCATCATCAATCCCGCCACCGGGGAAAAGCGCTGGGTCAAGTTTTCCCTGACTCCCAAGGAAGACGCCGACGGCCGGGCCTATTACGTCATTTCCCTCAGCGACATCACGGAAGAAAAGGCCGTGCGCCGCCTGCTCAGAGACTCGCTGGCCGCCGCGGAACAAGCCAGCCGGGCTAAAAGCAGTTTTCTTTCGGCCATGTCCCACGACATCCGCACACCCATGAACGCCGTCATCGGCATGGCGGCCATTGCCGAACGGCACGCAGGCGACCCGGCGCGCGTGCGGAACTGCCTGGACAAGATTTCCGTGGCCTCGCGGCTGCTGCTGGGCATCATCAATGAAGTGCTGGACATGTCCAAAATCGAGAGCGGCAAGCTGCTGCTGAGCAACGCGCCCTTTAATCTCAATGACCTGATCCGCGACACCCTGGACCTGATCCGCCCCATGCTGGACAGCAAGCAGCACGAATTCGAGCTGCGCATGGACGTCGTCCATCCGGAGCTGACGGGCGACACGCAACGCATCCAGCAAATTTTGCTCAACCTGCTCACCAACGCCGTTAAATACACGCCGGACAAGGGCCGCATCAGCCTTTTCATCAGCGAAAAACCGGCCCTCAACCCGTCCATGAGCCGGATCATCATTGTGGTCGAGGACAACGGTTTCGGCATGAGCCCGGAATTCCGGAAACGGATTTTCGACTCTTTCGCGCGCTCCGACGACGAGAGGGTGCACCGCATTCAGGGCACGGGCCTGGGCATGCCCATTGTGCGCAATCTGGTGCGGATGATGCACGGCAGCATTGTCATTGAAAGCGAACTGAACCAGGGCAGCCGCTTTACGGTGGATCTGGCCCTCTGCCGCAGCCGGGACGAGAGCGCCTGGGCCGACGAAGCCCCGGCCGAAAAGCCCGAGCCGCCGGAACGCCTTGAGGCGGACCAGACCTTGCTGGTCATGCCGGACGACTTCAACGGCAGGCGCATTCTGCTGGTGGAGGACAACGCGCTGAATATGGAAATCGCCCTGGAACTGATCGGCTCCATGGGCGTGACCATCGACTGCGCCGAAACCGGGCAGCAGGCCGTGGAACGCTTCAAAGCTTCACCGGAAGGCTATTATGATCTGATTTTCATGGATATCCAGATGCCGGTCATGAACGGACACGACGCCACCAGGGCCATCCGCGCCCTGGAGCGGGAGGACGCCCGCCAAGTGCCCATTGTCGCCATGAGCGCCAATGTCTTTGCCGAAGACATCCAGGCCGCCGAACGGGCCGGAATGGACGGGCATCTGCCCAAGCCCATCGACCTGGCCCTGCTGCGGGACACGTTGCGCCGCTGGCTCTGA
- a CDS encoding histidinol-phosphatase — MILADVHNHTLISHGEASAAQMYEAARRLGLAWYGFSEHSPLPPGYACPLYHGDLAGDFPGYVDDVLALRELFHLPGAPRVLLGMELDWIPSRMPYMRELAARWPFDYVIGGLHFLGMLAVGSPKNWGRGESEEERYRRFAAYYREMTAMVRSGLMNIVAHPDFIKVRCWESFHAWLAMPGSLDLIRETLTAMRETGVALEVSSAGLRKDFAEPYPAPPIMRLAAELGVDISFGSDAHATADVAFGFDRLAAYARSFGYAQSVIFVDRKPRFLPF; from the coding sequence ATGATTCTCGCTGACGTGCATAATCACACCCTCATCTCCCACGGCGAGGCCTCGGCGGCGCAAATGTACGAGGCCGCGCGGCGTCTGGGACTGGCCTGGTACGGCTTTTCCGAGCATTCGCCCCTGCCGCCGGGTTATGCCTGCCCGCTGTATCATGGCGACCTGGCCGGGGATTTTCCGGGCTATGTCGACGACGTACTGGCCTTGCGGGAGCTTTTCCACCTGCCGGGAGCCCCGCGCGTGCTGCTGGGCATGGAGCTGGACTGGATCCCCTCGCGCATGCCCTATATGCGGGAGCTGGCGGCGCGCTGGCCTTTTGACTACGTGATCGGCGGTCTGCACTTTCTGGGCATGCTGGCTGTGGGGTCACCCAAAAACTGGGGCCGGGGCGAGAGCGAGGAGGAACGTTACAGGCGTTTCGCGGCCTATTACCGGGAGATGACGGCCATGGTCCGCAGCGGCCTGATGAACATCGTGGCCCACCCGGACTTCATCAAGGTGCGCTGCTGGGAGAGCTTCCACGCCTGGCTGGCCATGCCGGGCAGCCTGGACCTGATCCGCGAAACCCTGACCGCCATGCGTGAAACCGGCGTGGCCCTGGAAGTGTCCTCGGCGGGCCTGCGCAAGGACTTCGCCGAACCCTATCCGGCCCCGCCCATTATGCGCCTGGCCGCCGAACTGGGCGTGGACATCAGCTTCGGCTCGGACGCCCATGCCACGGCGGACGTGGCCTTCGGTTTCGACCGACTGGCGGCGTACGCCCGTTCTTTCGGCTATGCGCAAAGCGTGATTTTTGTGGACCGCAAGCCGCGTTTTCTGCCTTTTTGA
- a CDS encoding bifunctional riboflavin kinase/FAD synthetase — MQLVHSVDGLGSLTGAGVTIGNFDGVHKGHQALIRRTLDVCRQDDLACVLVTFWPHPRLVVSPHKPHAPLTSRERRLELLAGLGVEHVLELPFTQELAALTPEEFVRRYLLPMHLRRLVVGYDFSLGRGRSGHAEVLRSLGADWGFAVEQLPPVIVDDAVVSSTRLRDLISRGDVWQAARLLGRCYGFSGEVVHGEGRGGGLGFPTANLLPPETLLPAEGVYAARVRLDETWHQAVTNVGRKPTFGGRDVTVESFLLDTSADLYGRRVRLEFVARLRGERRFASVEELTRRIGEDVAEARRILEKTD; from the coding sequence ATGCAACTTGTACATTCCGTGGACGGCCTGGGCTCCCTGACGGGCGCCGGCGTCACCATCGGCAACTTCGACGGCGTGCATAAAGGCCACCAAGCCCTGATCCGCCGCACTCTAGATGTCTGCCGCCAGGATGATCTGGCCTGCGTGCTGGTGACTTTCTGGCCGCACCCGCGTCTGGTCGTCTCCCCGCACAAGCCCCACGCCCCGCTGACCAGCCGGGAACGGCGGCTGGAACTGCTGGCGGGCCTGGGTGTGGAGCACGTGCTGGAGCTGCCTTTCACCCAGGAACTGGCCGCCCTGACGCCCGAGGAATTCGTGCGTCGCTATCTGCTGCCCATGCATCTGCGCCGTCTGGTGGTGGGGTATGATTTTTCCCTGGGCCGGGGCCGCAGCGGCCATGCCGAAGTGTTACGGAGCCTGGGCGCGGACTGGGGCTTTGCGGTGGAACAGTTGCCGCCGGTCATTGTGGACGACGCGGTGGTCAGTTCCACCCGTCTGCGCGACCTGATCAGCCGGGGCGACGTCTGGCAGGCCGCGCGCCTGCTGGGGCGCTGCTACGGCTTTTCCGGCGAAGTGGTGCACGGCGAAGGGCGTGGCGGCGGACTGGGTTTTCCCACGGCCAACCTGCTGCCGCCGGAAACCCTGCTGCCCGCCGAAGGCGTCTACGCCGCCCGCGTGCGTCTGGACGAAACCTGGCATCAGGCCGTGACCAATGTGGGGCGCAAGCCCACCTTCGGGGGGCGGGACGTGACTGTGGAAAGTTTTCTGCTGGATACCTCGGCCGATCTGTATGGACGGCGCGTGCGCCTGGAGTTCGTGGCCCGACTGCGCGGCGAGCGCCGCTTCGCCTCGGTGGAGGAGCTCACCCGTCGGATCGGCGAGGACGTGGCCGAAGCCCGACGGATTCTGGAGAAGACCGATTAA
- a CDS encoding DEAD/DEAH box helicase yields the protein MSEDLSDTTMPGADVSAPEPAEDAAPLATEELSVSEPENALPKVGLADLPEAMRAACARAGWQSLMPVQSLALPYLLEGRDIMVQSRTGSGKTGCYLLPMLPRLDPELKAPQALVLAPTRELAVQVEREAAVIFADTGIRTVAVYGGVGYKKQMDALREGAQVIVGTPGRVLDHLLRRTLDLKDLRVLVFDEADRMLSIGFYPDMKEVQRYLPKKRIHTCLFSATYPPHVLKLAAEFMSEPALLSLSQKEVHVAEVQHLFCEVKPMDKDRALVRLLETENPASAIIFCNTKANVHYVTGVLQGFGYSADELSADLSQNRREAVLDKIRKGRLQYLVATDVAARGIDIPALSHVFLYEPPEDHESYIHRAGRTGRAGAAGTVISLVDVMQRMELERIAKHYKIGLMELPLPTDEDVAKVAGTRLTAILEARFRTLTGLERVRVARYAALARELAQQSEEEDDVQLLAMLLDACHQQSLHENRFPDSEPVPARRKNDAGDAPRSRVDAAGRSEAEPHDGSRKRRRRSPRRRKDGGDSDAGTES from the coding sequence ATGTCAGAAGATCTCTCCGATACCACAATGCCCGGCGCGGACGTTTCCGCCCCGGAACCGGCGGAAGACGCCGCTCCCCTCGCCACGGAGGAACTCTCCGTCAGTGAGCCGGAAAACGCCCTGCCCAAAGTCGGCTTGGCCGACCTGCCTGAAGCCATGCGCGCGGCTTGTGCCCGCGCGGGCTGGCAGAGCCTGATGCCGGTGCAATCCCTGGCTTTGCCCTATCTGCTGGAAGGGCGGGACATCATGGTCCAGTCGCGCACGGGCAGCGGCAAGACCGGCTGCTATCTGCTGCCCATGCTGCCCCGCCTGGATCCGGAACTCAAGGCCCCGCAGGCCCTGGTGCTCGCTCCCACGCGTGAGCTGGCCGTGCAGGTGGAACGCGAGGCCGCCGTGATTTTCGCGGATACCGGCATCCGGACCGTGGCCGTGTACGGCGGCGTGGGCTACAAAAAACAGATGGACGCCCTGCGCGAGGGGGCCCAGGTCATTGTGGGCACGCCGGGCCGCGTGCTGGACCACCTGCTGCGCCGCACGCTGGACCTCAAGGACTTGCGTGTGCTGGTCTTTGACGAGGCCGACCGCATGCTGTCCATCGGTTTTTACCCGGACATGAAGGAAGTGCAGCGCTATCTGCCCAAAAAGCGCATCCACACCTGCCTGTTTTCCGCCACGTATCCGCCGCACGTGCTCAAGCTGGCCGCCGAGTTCATGTCGGAACCGGCCCTGCTTTCCCTGTCCCAGAAAGAGGTCCATGTGGCCGAGGTTCAGCACCTCTTCTGCGAGGTCAAGCCAATGGACAAGGACAGGGCCCTGGTACGCCTGCTGGAAACGGAAAATCCGGCTTCAGCCATTATTTTCTGCAACACCAAGGCCAATGTGCACTATGTGACCGGCGTGCTCCAGGGCTTCGGCTACAGCGCCGACGAGCTTTCGGCGGATCTTTCGCAGAACAGGCGCGAGGCCGTGCTGGACAAAATCCGCAAGGGCCGCCTGCAATATCTGGTGGCTACGGACGTGGCCGCGCGGGGCATTGATATTCCGGCCCTGTCGCACGTCTTTCTTTATGAGCCGCCGGAGGACCATGAAAGCTACATCCACCGCGCCGGGCGCACGGGGCGCGCCGGGGCCGCGGGTACGGTGATTTCCCTGGTGGACGTGATGCAGCGCATGGAGCTGGAGCGCATCGCCAAGCATTACAAGATCGGGCTCATGGAACTGCCCCTGCCCACGGACGAAGACGTGGCCAAGGTGGCGGGCACGCGCCTGACCGCCATTTTGGAGGCGCGCTTCCGCACGCTCACCGGCCTGGAACGCGTGCGCGTGGCCCGCTACGCGGCCCTGGCGCGCGAACTCGCCCAACAGAGCGAGGAAGAGGACGATGTCCAGCTGCTGGCCATGCTGCTGGACGCCTGCCATCAGCAGAGCCTGCACGAAAACCGCTTTCCCGACAGCGAGCCCGTGCCCGCCAGGCGAAAGAATGATGCCGGGGATGCCCCGCGTTCCCGCGTCGATGCCGCCGGCCGCAGTGAGGCCGAGCCGCATGACGGCAGCCGCAAACGCCGTCGGCGTTCGCCGCGCAGGCGCAAGGACGGCGGCGACAGCGACGCCGGGACGGAAAGCTGA
- the hisI gene encoding phosphoribosyl-AMP cyclohydrolase, producing MSSQQSCRHGEDAPADFAPDFSKGLVPAIAQDQATGEVLMLAYMNEEAWRKTLETGEAHYWSRSRKELWHKGGTSGHVQKVRSLRLDCDSDTVLLLIEQVGGAACHSGRRSCFYREWEDGAVTVCSPQVFDPQKVYGGERKSS from the coding sequence ATGTCCAGTCAGCAGTCTTGCCGGCACGGGGAAGATGCCCCGGCTGACTTCGCGCCCGACTTCAGCAAGGGCCTTGTGCCCGCCATCGCCCAGGACCAGGCCACGGGCGAGGTGCTCATGCTGGCCTATATGAACGAGGAGGCCTGGCGCAAGACCTTGGAGACCGGCGAGGCCCACTACTGGAGCCGCAGCCGCAAAGAACTCTGGCACAAGGGCGGCACGTCCGGCCATGTCCAGAAGGTGCGCTCCCTGCGTCTGGACTGCGACAGCGACACCGTGCTGCTGCTCATCGAGCAGGTGGGCGGCGCGGCCTGCCACAGCGGGCGGCGCTCCTGCTTTTACCGGGAATGGGAGGACGGAGCCGTGACCGTCTGTTCGCCCCAGGTGTTCGATCCCCAAAAAGTTTACGGCGGAGAAAGGAAATCCTCATGA
- the hisG gene encoding ATP phosphoribosyltransferase, with the protein MSAQTQPIIKLGVPKGSLEEATINLFERAGWKIRKHTRNYFPDINDPEIAASLCRVQEIGGYIEAGVLDVGITGLDWLSERGHEDKVARIADLVYSKTSNRPCRWVLAVAGDSPYTRAADLAGKRIATELEGLTRRYFAKAGVDVDVFYSWGATEAKVVGGLADGIVEVTETGTTIRAHGLRIIDEVMVSYPVLIANKEAWEDPRKRAKIEQLTLLLQGALRAENLVAIKMNAPAAHLDAILEMLPSLNSPTVSPLRDGRWLSVETVVEIGIVRDLIPRLREAGAEGIIEYALNKVI; encoded by the coding sequence ATGAGCGCGCAGACGCAGCCGATCATCAAACTGGGCGTGCCCAAGGGCTCGCTGGAAGAAGCCACCATCAATCTTTTCGAACGCGCGGGCTGGAAAATCCGCAAGCACACCCGCAACTATTTCCCGGACATCAACGATCCGGAAATCGCGGCCTCGCTCTGCCGCGTGCAGGAAATCGGCGGCTATATCGAAGCCGGGGTGCTGGATGTGGGCATTACCGGCCTGGACTGGCTGTCCGAGCGCGGGCATGAGGACAAGGTGGCGCGCATCGCGGACCTGGTCTATTCCAAAACCTCCAACCGGCCCTGCCGCTGGGTGCTGGCCGTGGCCGGGGATTCGCCCTATACCCGCGCCGCCGACCTGGCCGGAAAACGCATCGCCACGGAGCTGGAAGGCCTGACCCGCCGTTATTTCGCCAAAGCGGGCGTGGATGTGGATGTCTTCTACTCCTGGGGGGCCACCGAGGCCAAGGTGGTGGGAGGCCTGGCCGACGGCATTGTGGAAGTGACCGAGACCGGCACCACCATCCGCGCGCACGGGCTCAGGATCATCGACGAGGTCATGGTCTCCTACCCGGTGCTCATTGCCAACAAGGAGGCCTGGGAGGACCCGCGCAAGCGGGCCAAGATCGAACAGCTCACCCTGCTTTTGCAGGGCGCGCTGCGCGCCGAAAACCTGGTGGCCATCAAGATGAACGCCCCCGCGGCCCATCTGGACGCCATCCTGGAAATGCTGCCCTCGCTCAATTCGCCCACGGTATCGCCTCTGCGCGACGGGCGCTGGCTGTCCGTGGAAACAGTGGTGGAGATCGGCATTGTGCGCGATCTCATCCCGCGCCTGCGCGAAGCCGGGGCCGAGGGCATTATTGAATACGCGTTGAACAAGGTCATCTAG
- a CDS encoding YkgJ family cysteine cluster protein: METDESRELLESLPELQADETFCFDCNPQVPCFNRCCAELTLPLTPYDVLRLRRHMGITSEEFLNTFATMRSFPDTGFPLPMLRMLQGPGEPCPFVGPAGCSIYEDRPGACRCYPLGRGTKMAENGVAERFFVVREPHCHGFDQGTQRTARQWFEDQGLSEYNAANDRYMRLMALVRATGKPLEARLATMSVLCLYQLDKFRELITHMRIFEHVDIDAARRAAIMEDSQAGDVAALNFGLDWMELIIFGKSQGLNKK; encoded by the coding sequence ATGGAGACCGATGAAAGCCGCGAACTTCTGGAAAGCCTGCCCGAGCTCCAGGCGGACGAAACCTTCTGTTTTGACTGCAATCCACAGGTGCCCTGTTTCAACCGCTGCTGCGCGGAGCTGACCCTGCCGCTCACGCCGTATGACGTACTGCGCCTGCGCCGCCACATGGGCATTACCAGCGAGGAGTTCCTGAATACCTTCGCCACCATGCGCTCCTTTCCGGACACGGGCTTTCCCCTGCCCATGCTGCGCATGCTCCAGGGCCCCGGCGAGCCCTGCCCCTTTGTGGGCCCGGCGGGCTGTTCGATCTATGAGGACCGGCCCGGCGCCTGCCGCTGCTACCCGCTGGGGCGCGGCACCAAGATGGCCGAGAACGGGGTGGCCGAACGCTTTTTCGTGGTGCGCGAGCCCCATTGCCACGGCTTTGACCAGGGCACGCAGCGCACGGCGCGCCAGTGGTTCGAGGACCAGGGCCTTTCGGAATACAACGCGGCCAACGATCGCTACATGCGGCTCATGGCCCTGGTGCGGGCCACCGGCAAGCCGCTGGAAGCGCGCCTGGCGACCATGAGCGTGCTCTGCCTCTACCAGTTGGACAAATTCCGCGAGCTCATCACCCATATGCGCATTTTTGAACATGTGGACATTGACGCTGCGCGCCGGGCCGCCATCATGGAGGACAGCCAGGCCGGCGACGTGGCCGCTCTGAACTTCGGCCTGGACTGGATGGAGCTGATAATCTTCGGCAAAAGCCAGGGCCTGAACAAAAAATAG